The Arachis ipaensis cultivar K30076 chromosome B05, Araip1.1, whole genome shotgun sequence nucleotide sequence NNNNNNNNNNNNNNNNNNNNNNNNNNNNNNNNNNNNNNNNNNNNNNNNNNNNNNNNNNNNNNNNNNNNNNNNNNNNNNNNNNNNNNNNNNNNNNNNNNNNNNNNNNNNNNNNNNNNNNNNNNNNNNNNNNNNNNNNNNNNNNNNNNNNNNNNNNNNNNNNNNNNNNNNNNNNNNNNNNNNNNNNNNNNNNNNNNNNNNNNNNNNNNNNNNNNNNNNNNNNNNNNNNNNNNNNNNNNNNNNNNNNNNNNNNNNNNNNNNNNNNNNNNNNNNNNNNNNNNNNNNNNNNNNNNNNNNNNNNNNNNNNNNNNNNNNNNNNNNNNNNNNNNNNNNNNNNNNNNNNNNNNNNNNNNNNNNNNNNNNNNNNNNNNNNNNNNNNNNNNNNNNNNNNNNNNNNNNNNNNNNNNNNNNNNNNNNNNNNNNNNNNNNNNNNNNNNNNNNNNNNNNNNNNNNNNNNNNNNNNNNNNNNNNNNNNNNNNNNNNNNNNNNNNNNNNNNNNNNNNNNNNNNNNNNNNNNNNNNNNNNNNNNNNNNNNNNNNNNNNNNNNNNNNNNNNNNNNNNNNNNNNNNNNNNNNNNNNNNNNNNNNNNNNNNNNNNNNNNNNNNNNNNNNNNNNNNNNNNNNNNNNNNNNNNNNNNNNNNNNNNNNNNNNNNNNNNNNNNNNNNNNNNNNNNNNNNNNNNNNNNNNNNNNNNNNNNNNNNNNNNNNNNNNNNNNNNNNNNNNNNNNNNNNNNNNNNNNNNNNNNNNNNNNNNNNNNNNNNNNNNNNNNNNNNNNNNNNNNNNNNNNNNNNNNNNNNNNNNNNNNNNNNNNNNNNNNNNNNNNNNNNNNNNNNNNNNNNNNNNNNNNNNNNNNNNNNNNNNNNNNNNNNNNNNNNNNNNNNNNNNNNNNNNNNNNNNNNNNNNNNNNNNNNNNNNNNNNNNNNNNNNNNNNNNNNNNNNNNNNNNNNNNNNNNNNNNNNNNNNNNNNNNNNNNNNNNNNNNNNNNNNNNNNNNNNNNNNNNNNNNNNNNNNNNNNNNNNNNNNNNNNNNNNNNNNNNNNNNNNNNNNNNNNNNNNNNNNNNNNNNNNNNNNNNNNNNNNNNNNNNNNNNNNNNNNNNNNNNNNNNNNNNNNNNNNNNNNNNNNNNNNNNNNNNNNNNNNNNNNNNNNNNNNNNNNNNNNNNNNNNNNNNNNNNNNNNNNNNNNNNNNNNNNNNNNNNNNNNNNNNNNNNNNNNNNNNNNNNNNNNNNNNNNNNNNNNNNNNNNNNNNNNNNNNNNNNNNNNNNNNNNNNNNNNNNNNNNNNNNNNNNNNNNNNNNNNNNNNNNNNNNNNNNNNNNNNNNNNNNNNNNNNNNNNNNNNNNNNNNNNNNNNNNNNNNNNNNNNNNNNNNNNNNNNNNNNNNNNNNNNNNNNNNNNNNNNNNNNNNNNNNNNNNNNNNNNNNNNNNNNNNNNNNNNNNNNNNNNNNNNNNNNNNNNNNNNNNNNNNNNNNNNNNNNNNNNNNNNNNNNNNNNNNNNNNNNNNNNNNNNNNNNNNNNNNNNNNNNNNNNNNNNNNNNNNNNNNNNNNNNNNNNNNNNNNNNNNNNNNNNNNNNNNNNNNNNNNNNNNNNNNNNNNNNNNNNNNNNNNNNNNNNNNNNNNNNNNNNNNNNNNNNNNNNNNNNNNNNNNNNNNNNNNNNNNNNNNNNNNNNNNNNNNNNNNNNNNNNNNNNNNNNNNNNNNNNNNNNNNNNNNNNNNNNNNNNNNNNNNNNNNNNNNNNNNNNNNNNNNNNNNNNNNNNNNNNNNNNNNNNNNNNNNNNNNNNNNNNNNNNNNNNNNNNNNNNNNNNNNNNNNNNNNNNNNNNNNNNNNNNNNNNNNNNNNNNNNNNNNNNNNNNNNNNNNNNNNNNNNNNNNNNNNNNNNNNNNNNNNNNNNNNNNNNNNNNNNNNNNNNNNNNNNNNNNNNNNNNNNNNNNNNNNNNNNNNNNNNNNNNNNNNNNNNNNNNNNNNNNNNNNNNNNNNNNNNNNNNNNNNNNNNNNNNNNNNNNNNNNNNNNNNNNNNNNNNNNNNNNNNNNNNNNNNNNNNNNNNNNNNNNNNNNNNNNNNNNNNNNNNNNNNNNNNNNNNNNNNNNNNNNNNNNNNNNNNNNNNNNNNNNNNNNNNNNNNNNNNNNNNNNNNNNNNNNNNNNNNNNNNNNNNNNNNNNNNNNNNNNNNNNNNNNNNNNNNNNNNNNNNNNNNNNNNNNNNNNNNNNNNNNNNNNNNNNNNNNNNNNNNNNNNNNNNNNNNNNNNNNNNNNNNNNNNNNNNNNNNNNNNNNNNNNNNNNNNNNNNNNNNNNNNNNNNNNNNNNNNNNNNNNNNNNNNNNNNNNNNNNNNNNNNNNNNNNNNNNNNNNNNNNNNNNNNNNNNNNNNNNNNNNNNNNNNNNNNNNNNNNNNNNNNNNNNNNNNNNNNNNNNNNNNNNNNNNNNNNNNNNNNNNNNNNNNNNNNNNNNNNNNNNNNNNNNNNNNNNNNNNNNNNNNNNNNNNNNNNNNNNNNNNNNNNNNNNNNNNNNNNNNNNNNNNNNNNNNNNNNNNNNNNNNNNNNNNNNNNNNNNNNNNNNNNNNNNNNNNNNNNNNNNNNNNNNNNNNNNNNNNAAGTAATCCTTCCAGAACAacattaatcaaaataataaataaatgcaaAGAAATTCaccaaataaaatcaaattcaatttcaaagaGTTCTGTATTGTTTCACTTTTAACACCTCCGTCACAACACACAATGAAACTCCAAGCCAGTAAGAGTTTTTTTAAAATGCTAACAATCAGAGAGTCAGAGACAATGGAATAATGTCTACACAGGATCTTAGACAAGAAATAATGAGGTAATTTATCTAATAATTAAGAGAAAAATATCCTCTGGAAAAGTACTTCATAATATACATATTTTCAGCAGGAGCGATTTCCAAGCATTACAACTGAGTAGCAATAATTAAGTAAATGGCCAAAAATTTTGAGACAACTGAACCATATTAACCTTAACTCGATGTTGCTCAGGATGAAGAAAAAAGGGGACATGCATTTTAGAAGGTGGGTTTAATTTTAAGATGGAAGTGAAAAACCATATAGCTTAAGAATAAATCCTTAACAGGTACTTAAATTTCCTTTTACGACAATTCCTGGAGGATCCAATCCAATAAACAATAATTCATGGTTGCTTATATGATAAAACAGTCATAGGAATTAGTTTGATTTATATACGATACCTACAAAGATAAGGAAAAATAAGTTGCACGGAAAAATACCAGAAAACAAACAACAAACAACAACACAAGATGTTCAATCCTTTTAGTTTGCTTAGATTGCAGCATGATAAATATATGATATCATCGAATAACAGTAAAGAACACTCTATTGCTATAAAGAGATCTTAAACACTAAATCTGTAAGCTATAACTAGGAATATCATCTAAAGAATCAATAGAGTAGTTGAATTAAAAAGGATGCTAGCAATTGCAAAAATCGAAAGTGCAATATTAATTAATGTTATGGCATTGCCAAAATCCTCTGACTAAACAGACACAGAATTTACAAAACTATGATACATATTCAGCAACAATGAGATGTAATTTCAATTTGAGTTGATGTATCTTACCTTCTTTTATCAAATCAATAAGCCTCTAGCAACCATTTCCCGAAGAAGTTTCTCCGCCATGTCATTGTCATCCTTTTCAAACAAAGCACGAATAAGGGTTTCAAAAGTCACAGCATCTGGTAAGCAACCATTGTCTTCCATTTCCGACAGCAGGCCAATGCTTCTTCAAAAAATCCCTCTTTGCAGAGTCCATGGATCATAATATTGTAAGCCCTCACATCTGGAGAACAGCCTTTAATTGAAAGATCTTGAAAAATCTCTTTTGCATTTTTAAGTCTTCCACTTTTGCACAGACCATCTATAagtatgttgtatgtatatatatatctgGATCAATGCCACTCTCTTTCATTTCCTTGAATAACATAAGTGCCTTTTCAACTCGTTTGATATTGAACATCCCATCCAACAAGGAATTGTAAGTGACAACATTAGTGGGTTGACCTCTTTCATGCATCTTGACAAGAAGCTCCAAAGCACAAGagattctctttgatttgctcaaGCCATCAATAAGAGTGGTGTAAGTTACCGTGTTTGGAACCAAGTACTTATGACGCATTTCTTCAAAGAGATTCAAGGCTTCATCGACCATTTTACTTTTGCACAAGCCATTAATCATGATATTGTAACTTTGAGCATCAAGTGACACTCTACTTTGGGCCATTGTGTTGAATACATATTTTGCCTTATTCACCTGATTAACCAAACAATATCCATCCATTAGGCTGTTATAAGTAACTACATCTGGTTTCACATCACGTTTTGCCATTACAGCCAATACATTCTTAGCATCTTTGATCTTTCCTTCCTTGCATAGCCCATCAATCAAAGTATTATAGGTATAAACATTTGGAGTAATGTTCCTAAGCACCATGTCACTTAAAAAATCAATGGCTTCCTTGAGTTGACCAGCAAGGCACAATCCATAAATGAGAGTGTTGTAGGTGATAACATCGGGAGAAATTCCCTTAGCAAGCATTTCAGAGAATAAATGAAAAGCCTGACTTACAAGTGTATCCTTGCAGAGGCTATCAATAATTGCGCTGTACACGAAGACATTAGGAGCAATGCCATACCGTGGGATCTTTCTCAACACTTGAATAGCAGCTGATGTGTGTCCGGTCTTACAGAGCATTAAAGTGAAATCCATGAGCCAGCAGTCTGTCATGAAAGCGCACTGCTTTTTCAGGATTGTTGTCAATGTTACCGTATTAGGTTGATAATCCATTCTGAAAATTTTGGCCAATACAGAGAAAGCAAGCGTCATACGACCCATGCCGAAACAACAATTGATTAAGATGCTCAAAGTAACTATGCTGGGCGCGATTCCCCTGACCTGCAATTGCTGAAAAAGGGAAACCGGGCGTGGAAATGCTTCGTCTTGGAAAGAGATCCCAAAATCTTGTTAAATTGGATGATGGGAGGAGTACGACGCATAGAGAGCATGCGAGTGAAGGAATCAACAGCTTCATCAACTTCACGAAGGGATGGGGGCTCAGAATGAGAGTGAAGGGATGAAGAGGAAGGGAAGGAAACAAAATTAGGGATTTGGAGAAGAGAATGCCTAAAAATGAAAGTGATCCTTGAGGTTGAGGATGACAACATTTTCGCTGCTGTCTAAGTTTGAGGGAGTTTGCTAACTCTGCGGAAATAGTCCTCTCAATTTTGTCAGCTTTGGTTCTGTTTCCAACCCCCCATACTAATGAAAGGTCTCCAGCCTCCGGCCAATTTTACTTGGGTTCAATTGATTTCTTGTTTATCAATTTTATGAATTGGACCTAGATACCAAATAAATTACAAGGCTTGGGGGAGTAATGGTTTCATTATGCTCGAGAAAAAAAAGTGATCACTTGCCATAATTTTACTGGTACATTTAATATATACTTATTTGTAAAATTTTGtccaattttatatattttttcggGTAAAGTGGAAgaccaaaaatatttaatattatgctaagaaaaaatatactaaaaaatttaTACTTAGATAATATTCATACTctaataattaattagaattaatttttatttatgccTCTTGATAAttgtttatttatattaaaaaagctATCAAACAATATTGACAAatcaatttataattaaatttttatattagataaaaatttataattagataTTTATTAGTTGTTATCAAGTGCAATAGAACTCAGGCCCAGTTTggataaataacttaaataagttcttttggaaAAAGAGCTTAAAACataagtacttttattaatttcagcttataaataaattattttgtgtttgaatttttagttataaaagtatttattttaaagttgtagtgtttggataaataactcaaaaaataattttttttttacataagagaatgaatattaaaataacgatgataacaaatacttttcaatattaaatgttgattttatataacctaatcactaatattgtttatgatatggtaggtgaaaata carries:
- the LOC107644150 gene encoding pentatricopeptide repeat-containing protein At1g62680, mitochondrial isoform X1; this translates as MLSSSTSRITFIFRHSLLQIPNFVSFPSSSSLHSHSEPPSLREVDEAVDSFTRMLSMRRTPPIIQFNKILGSLSKTKHFHARFPFFSNCRMDYQPNTVTLTTILKKQCAFMTDCWLMDFTLMLCKTGHTSAAIQVLRKIPRYGIAPNVFVYSAIIDSLCKDTLVSQAFHLFSEMLAKGISPDVITYNTLIYGLCLAGQLKEAIDFLSDMVLRNITPNVYTYNTLIDGLCKEGKIKDAKNVLAVMAKRDVKPDVVTYNSLMDGYCLVNQVNKAKYVFNTMAQSRVSLDAQSYNIMINGLCKSKMVDEALNLFEEMRHKYLVPNTVTYTTLIDGLSKSKRISCALELLVKMHERGQPTNVVTYNSLLDGMFNIKRVEKALMLFKEMKESGIDPDIYIHTTYL